The following are encoded in a window of Bacillus xiapuensis genomic DNA:
- the rpoD gene encoding RNA polymerase sigma factor RpoD yields the protein MAEKSTRSKETEVTLERAKEKIVELGKKRGKLSYDYVADKLSPFDVESDQMDEFYEYLGEQGIDINNDEDDENPNPHELEKENEEEFDLNDLSVPPGVKINDPVRMYLKEIGRVDLLSADEEIELATRIEQGDEEAKRRLAEANLRLVVSIAKRYVGRGMLFLDLIQEGNMGLIKAVEKFDYRKGFKFSTYATWWIRQAITRAIADQARTIRIPVHMVETINKLIRVQRQLLQDLGREPTPEEIAEEMDLTPEKVREILKIAQEPVSLETPIGEEDDSHLGDFIEDQEATSPSEHAAYELLKEQLEDVLDTLTDREENVLRLRFGLDDGRTRTLEEVGKVFGVTRERIRQIEAKALRKLRHPSRSKRLKDFLE from the coding sequence ATGGCTGAAAAGTCAACACGTTCCAAAGAAACTGAAGTAACATTAGAAAGAGCAAAGGAAAAAATTGTAGAATTAGGGAAAAAGCGGGGGAAGCTATCCTATGACTACGTCGCTGATAAATTATCACCTTTTGATGTCGAATCCGACCAAATGGATGAATTTTACGAGTATTTAGGTGAACAAGGAATCGATATCAACAACGATGAAGACGACGAAAATCCAAATCCGCATGAGCTTGAAAAAGAAAACGAAGAAGAGTTCGACCTGAATGATCTTAGTGTCCCTCCTGGCGTAAAGATCAATGATCCCGTGAGAATGTACTTAAAGGAAATCGGGCGCGTCGATCTGCTGTCTGCCGATGAGGAAATCGAGCTGGCTACCCGCATTGAACAAGGCGATGAAGAAGCTAAACGCCGTCTGGCCGAGGCCAATTTACGCTTGGTTGTCAGCATTGCCAAGCGCTATGTAGGACGGGGAATGCTCTTTTTAGATTTAATCCAAGAAGGCAATATGGGCTTAATCAAAGCCGTTGAGAAATTCGATTACCGCAAAGGTTTTAAATTCAGCACGTATGCTACATGGTGGATTCGCCAGGCAATTACGCGGGCGATTGCTGACCAGGCAAGAACCATCCGGATTCCTGTTCACATGGTGGAGACGATCAACAAGCTTATTCGAGTTCAAAGACAGCTGCTTCAAGATCTCGGACGTGAACCTACTCCTGAAGAAATAGCTGAAGAGATGGATCTGACACCGGAAAAGGTTCGCGAAATCCTGAAGATTGCGCAAGAACCGGTTTCTTTAGAAACGCCCATCGGCGAAGAGGACGATTCACATTTAGGTGATTTTATCGAAGATCAAGAAGCCACATCACCATCTGAGCATGCTGCATACGAACTTTTAAAGGAACAGCTTGAAGATGTGCTTGATACCTTAACGGACCGTGAAGAAAATGTCCTTCGCTTACGATTCGGGCTGGACGATGGACGTACGCGCACACTTGAAGAAGTTGGCAAAGTGTTCGGTGTCACTAGAGAACGCATCCGCCAAATTGAAGCTAAAGCGCTGCGCAAGCTCCGCCATCCGAGCCGCAGTAAACGGCTGAAAGATTTCCTGGAATAA
- the dnaG gene encoding DNA primase — protein MTRKIPEETIQQIKQSLDIAEVIGDYVQLKKQGRNYFGLCPFHGEKSPSFSVSPEKQIYHCFGCGAGGNIFSFITEIENISFQEAVGRLAERAGIQLDVPIPGESANRTASREEDRMLEAHELLTKFYHHLLVNTKEGQEALDYLLGRGFSKEDLETFQIGWSLPNWDFTAKFLQKRGFDPEEMEKAGLIIQREDQSYFDRFRGRVLFPLHDEKGKVVAFSGRALGEEKPKYLNSPETPIFNKSRLLYNFHRARQAIRKHRRAVLFEGFADVIAAASAGVEEGIATMGTSLTDAHIHQIKRIAEQVTVCYDGDSAGIQAAFRASEMLSESGCDVKVALIPDRMDPDDYIKKHGAEKFRDHIIGSAMTLMAFKMVYYKQGKNLQDEGQKLAYIEEVLTEIARLKKAVERDFYLRQVAEQFSLSLDALKQQEKQLFMKQRKRRPSGEQTFQPAAAPRTYQRLYPAYQTAERRLLAYMLKNADTAYKVKELMGGEAFNLDEHQAIFTYLLGYYEEGNAPDASAFISFLPDANLRRLVSDIEMMTVGEYVNDEEVHDYIKEVFKHRKVLEIKSMKQQQIAAEKANDYKEAAQIALKIVKLTKEL, from the coding sequence GTGACAAGAAAAATCCCTGAAGAAACCATTCAACAGATTAAGCAGTCGCTCGATATTGCAGAAGTGATCGGGGATTACGTCCAATTGAAAAAGCAGGGGCGGAATTATTTTGGCCTCTGTCCGTTTCACGGAGAAAAATCCCCGTCCTTTTCCGTGTCGCCCGAAAAACAGATTTACCACTGCTTCGGCTGCGGCGCCGGAGGAAATATTTTCTCTTTTATCACGGAAATAGAGAATATTTCTTTCCAGGAAGCAGTCGGGCGATTGGCAGAACGGGCGGGCATTCAACTGGATGTACCCATTCCGGGCGAATCTGCAAACCGCACCGCTTCCAGAGAAGAAGACCGCATGCTCGAGGCTCATGAACTTCTGACTAAATTTTATCATCATTTACTGGTAAATACAAAAGAAGGCCAAGAGGCATTAGATTATTTGCTGGGGCGGGGCTTTTCCAAGGAAGATCTGGAAACTTTTCAAATTGGATGGTCACTTCCCAATTGGGACTTTACCGCCAAGTTCTTGCAAAAGCGGGGCTTCGATCCTGAGGAGATGGAAAAGGCAGGATTAATTATTCAAAGGGAGGACCAAAGTTATTTTGACCGGTTCCGAGGAAGAGTTCTTTTCCCGCTTCATGACGAGAAAGGCAAGGTTGTCGCTTTTTCAGGCCGGGCTTTAGGAGAAGAAAAACCAAAGTATTTAAACAGTCCGGAAACTCCTATATTTAATAAAAGCCGTCTTCTCTACAACTTTCACCGGGCAAGGCAGGCTATCCGCAAGCATCGCCGCGCCGTTCTTTTTGAAGGGTTTGCCGATGTGATCGCCGCAGCCAGCGCCGGGGTGGAAGAAGGTATCGCTACGATGGGCACATCTCTGACAGATGCCCATATTCATCAAATCAAGCGGATAGCTGAACAGGTGACCGTTTGTTATGATGGAGACTCTGCCGGCATTCAAGCAGCTTTTCGCGCCTCCGAAATGCTCAGTGAAAGCGGCTGCGATGTAAAAGTTGCCCTAATTCCGGACAGAATGGATCCTGATGACTATATTAAAAAGCACGGAGCCGAGAAGTTTCGTGATCATATAATCGGGTCTGCAATGACGCTTATGGCGTTTAAAATGGTTTATTACAAACAAGGAAAGAATCTTCAAGATGAAGGTCAAAAGCTTGCCTACATCGAAGAAGTACTAACGGAAATTGCCCGCTTAAAAAAGGCGGTTGAGCGTGACTTTTATCTGAGACAAGTTGCCGAGCAGTTTTCGCTTTCGCTGGATGCGCTGAAACAGCAAGAAAAGCAGCTGTTTATGAAGCAAAGAAAGCGGCGCCCATCCGGTGAGCAGACATTTCAGCCAGCGGCGGCTCCCCGAACATATCAAAGACTTTATCCGGCTTATCAGACAGCGGAGCGCCGCTTGTTAGCCTATATGTTAAAAAATGCTGATACAGCCTATAAAGTGAAGGAGCTTATGGGCGGAGAAGCATTTAACTTAGATGAGCATCAAGCCATCTTCACATATTTACTTGGCTACTATGAAGAAGGCAATGCGCCGGATGCGAGCGCCTTTATCAGCTTTCTTCCGGACGCCAACTTGCGCCGGCTCGTTTCGGATATAGAAATGATGACGGTTGGCGAGTATGTAAATGACGAAGAGGTGCATGATTATATAAAAGAAGTGTTTAAACACCGTAAAGTCTTGGAGATTAAGTCGATGAAACAGCAGCAAATAGCAGCGGAAAAAGCGAATGATTACAAAGAAGCCGCTCAAATTGCGCTGAAGATAGTGAAGCTTACAAAAGAACTGTAA
- a CDS encoding pyruvate, water dikinase regulatory protein, with translation MVKDPIIYIVSDSVGETAELVTKAAVSQFNGLHAVIKRFPYVEDISNIDEVIDLAKSEKGIIVYTLVKPEVRNYMKKRAEKEAIAVFDLIGPLMEQLESMLGRSPLQEPGLVRKLDEEYFKKVDAIEFAVKYDDGRDPRGLLKADIVLIGVSRTSKTPLSQYLAHKRLKVANVPLVPEVDPPEELFSLPPEKCFGLKISPEKLNYIRKERLISLGLSDDASYADVERIKEEIEYFEKITGRIGCEIIDVTNKAVEETANIIMSKCRNRTST, from the coding sequence TTGGTAAAAGACCCGATCATATATATTGTTTCAGATTCTGTAGGTGAAACTGCCGAGCTGGTGACGAAAGCCGCAGTCAGCCAATTCAATGGATTGCATGCTGTGATCAAACGCTTTCCTTATGTAGAGGATATCTCTAATATAGATGAAGTCATTGATCTGGCAAAAAGCGAGAAAGGCATTATCGTCTATACGCTGGTGAAGCCGGAAGTTCGCAATTATATGAAGAAAAGGGCTGAAAAAGAAGCGATCGCGGTGTTCGATTTAATTGGCCCTCTCATGGAACAGCTGGAATCAATGCTGGGTCGCTCGCCTCTGCAGGAGCCTGGGCTGGTAAGGAAGCTGGATGAAGAATATTTTAAAAAGGTAGACGCGATCGAATTTGCTGTCAAGTACGATGATGGCCGGGATCCCCGAGGGTTGTTGAAAGCGGACATTGTTTTAATCGGAGTTTCCCGAACCTCCAAAACGCCGCTATCGCAATACCTCGCTCATAAACGCCTGAAAGTGGCCAATGTGCCGCTTGTGCCAGAGGTTGATCCTCCGGAGGAATTGTTTTCGCTTCCTCCTGAAAAGTGCTTCGGTCTCAAGATCAGTCCGGAGAAGCTGAATTACATTCGCAAAGAGCGGCTGATTTCTCTCGGCTTAAGTGACGATGCCAGCTACGCGGACGTAGAGCGGATCAAAGAGGAAATTGAGTATTTTGAAAAGATCACCGGCCGGATTGGCTGTGAGATCATTGATGTGACGAATAAGGCTGTAGAAGAAACAGCCAACATCATTATGAGCAAATGCCGAAATAGAACAAGCACATGA
- a CDS encoding helix-turn-helix transcriptional regulator: MVRKIELNKRQQQILEIVKENGPITGEHIAERLHLTRATLRPDLAILTMAGFLDARPRVGYFYTGKTGNQLLTEHLMKIHVRDFQAIPVVVREDVSVYDAIVTMFLEDVGTLFVVDENICLAGVLSRKDLLRASIGKQELSAIPVNIIMTRMPNITVCEKDDLLIDVAKNLIDKQIDSVPVVKKTKAGYEVIGRITKTNIAKAFVSLADDD, translated from the coding sequence GTGGTGAGGAAAATAGAACTGAATAAGCGTCAACAGCAAATATTAGAGATAGTGAAAGAAAATGGACCGATTACAGGGGAACATATAGCCGAGCGTTTACATTTAACGAGGGCGACATTAAGACCTGATTTGGCAATTCTGACAATGGCCGGATTTTTGGATGCGAGACCTCGTGTCGGCTATTTTTATACAGGAAAGACTGGAAACCAGCTGCTGACCGAGCATTTGATGAAAATTCATGTAAGAGATTTCCAAGCCATTCCGGTGGTTGTTCGGGAAGATGTATCTGTTTATGACGCCATCGTCACGATGTTTCTGGAAGATGTGGGTACGCTATTTGTAGTGGATGAAAACATATGCCTAGCGGGTGTATTATCGAGAAAAGATTTATTGCGGGCGAGTATCGGCAAGCAGGAATTAAGTGCAATCCCTGTTAATATTATTATGACAAGAATGCCGAATATCACCGTATGTGAGAAGGATGATTTACTGATCGATGTGGCTAAGAATCTCATCGATAAGCAAATTGATTCCGTACCGGTTGTTAAGAAAACGAAAGCCGGATATGAAGTGATTGGGCGGATTACAAAAACAAATATAGCCAAAGCCTTTGTCTCGCTCGCGGATGATGATTGA
- the glyS gene encoding glycine--tRNA ligase subunit beta, with protein MNKKDLLLEIGLEEMPARFVTDSMKQLGKRVEEFLTEQKIKFGEVQLYSTPRRLAVIVREVAEAQPDIEEEAKGPAKKIALTEDGQWSKAAVGFTRSQGLTVEDIYFKEIKGVEYAHVNKFIKGQPAKELLPELKNIVTSLHFGKNMRWADNDLRYVRPIKWIVALFGQDIIPFQITHVETGNKTKGHRFLGKEVEITEASMYEEALKQQFVIADPQERKEMIRRQLAAIEQEQNWMIPVDEELLEEVNNLVEYPTALFGSFNQDFLELPAEVLITSMKEHQRYFPVKSKEGDLLPCFVTVRNGNSDSLDKVARGNEKVLRARLADADFFYKEDQKTEISAFLHKLPAIVYHEKIGTLAEKVNRIRRIAKKLADLINADEQTKQKADRAAEICKFDLVTQMVYEFPELQGVMGEKYALQKGEDPEVARAINEHYQPRHADDASPETITGALVSLADKLDTIVSCFAVDIIPSGSQDPYALRRQAAGIVQILAGKQWSVSLEQVLRSAIAVVKEDQIGDKSADVLLDELIDFFKLRIKHSLQEQHVRYDMIDAVTAGRVGSLPALFAKAAVLMDHREDSDFKETMESLSRVLNIAKKANESGSVDESLFANKEEEVLHQQFSRIRKEYAAAETAEAQYQLLADLKPVIIQYFEHTMVMAKEEKLKVNRLNQMRELADFIRDFADFNAVLVK; from the coding sequence ATGAATAAGAAAGACTTGTTATTAGAGATTGGCCTGGAGGAAATGCCGGCCCGCTTTGTAACAGATTCCATGAAGCAGCTCGGCAAGCGTGTGGAAGAGTTTCTGACAGAGCAGAAGATAAAGTTCGGAGAAGTGCAGCTGTATTCCACACCGCGCCGCTTGGCTGTCATTGTGCGAGAGGTAGCAGAAGCGCAGCCGGATATTGAAGAAGAAGCGAAAGGGCCTGCTAAAAAAATAGCTCTGACAGAAGATGGGCAGTGGTCGAAAGCAGCTGTCGGGTTTACCCGCAGTCAGGGCTTAACAGTAGAGGATATTTACTTTAAAGAAATAAAAGGCGTCGAATATGCGCATGTCAACAAGTTTATTAAAGGGCAGCCGGCAAAAGAGTTGCTGCCGGAACTGAAAAATATTGTCACCAGCCTGCATTTTGGCAAAAATATGCGCTGGGCCGATAATGATCTGCGCTACGTTCGTCCGATCAAATGGATTGTGGCTTTATTCGGGCAAGACATTATCCCATTCCAGATCACGCATGTAGAGACTGGCAACAAAACAAAGGGACATCGCTTTTTAGGTAAAGAAGTGGAAATTACGGAGGCTTCTATGTATGAAGAGGCTTTGAAGCAGCAATTTGTTATCGCTGACCCGCAAGAAAGAAAAGAAATGATTCGCCGCCAGTTAGCAGCGATCGAACAGGAGCAGAACTGGATGATTCCTGTGGATGAAGAATTGCTTGAAGAAGTCAATAATCTTGTGGAATATCCAACCGCATTATTCGGCTCGTTTAATCAAGACTTCCTCGAATTGCCTGCGGAAGTGCTGATTACGTCTATGAAGGAACATCAGCGTTACTTCCCTGTGAAAAGCAAAGAAGGCGACCTTCTCCCTTGCTTTGTCACAGTCCGCAACGGCAACAGCGATTCACTGGATAAAGTGGCGCGCGGAAATGAAAAAGTGCTTCGCGCTCGCCTGGCAGATGCTGACTTCTTCTACAAAGAAGATCAAAAAACAGAGATTTCGGCGTTCTTACATAAGCTCCCGGCTATTGTTTATCATGAAAAAATCGGAACGCTGGCGGAAAAAGTCAACCGCATTCGCCGGATTGCCAAAAAGCTGGCGGACCTAATAAACGCAGACGAGCAAACTAAGCAAAAAGCCGATCGGGCAGCTGAAATTTGCAAATTTGACCTTGTGACTCAAATGGTTTATGAATTTCCGGAGCTGCAGGGGGTAATGGGTGAGAAATACGCACTGCAAAAAGGAGAAGATCCGGAGGTGGCCAGAGCGATTAATGAGCATTATCAGCCGCGCCATGCAGACGATGCTTCACCAGAAACGATCACCGGAGCCCTCGTCAGTCTTGCGGATAAGCTCGATACGATTGTTTCCTGTTTTGCTGTCGACATCATTCCGAGCGGCTCCCAGGATCCTTATGCTTTAAGAAGACAAGCGGCCGGTATTGTGCAAATTCTAGCCGGCAAACAATGGTCTGTATCCTTAGAACAAGTGTTGCGCTCAGCGATTGCGGTTGTTAAGGAAGATCAAATTGGAGACAAATCAGCGGATGTTCTATTGGACGAACTCATCGACTTCTTTAAACTGCGCATTAAGCACAGTCTGCAAGAGCAGCATGTAAGATATGATATGATTGATGCTGTAACCGCCGGACGTGTAGGCAGTCTGCCTGCTCTGTTTGCTAAAGCGGCCGTTCTGATGGATCATAGAGAAGACTCTGACTTTAAGGAAACAATGGAATCACTCAGCCGTGTGCTCAATATTGCTAAAAAAGCCAATGAGTCCGGAAGCGTTGATGAGTCCTTGTTTGCAAATAAAGAAGAAGAAGTATTACATCAGCAATTCAGCCGGATTCGGAAAGAATATGCGGCCGCTGAAACGGCGGAAGCGCAATATCAGCTGCTGGCGGATCTTAAACCGGTGATTATTCAATATTTTGAACATACGATGGTCATGGCGAAGGAAGAGAAATTAAAAGTCAACCGCTTAAATCAAATGCGGGAGCTGGCTGATTTCATCCGTGACTTTGCCGATTTTAATGCTGTCCTTGTGAAATAA
- the glyQ gene encoding glycine--tRNA ligase subunit alpha — MNIQNMILTLQKHWSDHGCILMQAYDVEKGAGTMSPYTFLRAIGPEPWNVAYVEPSRRPADGRYGENPNRLYQHHQFQVIMKPSPDNIQEIYLDSLKALGINPLEHDIRFVEDNWENPSLGCAGLGWEVWLDGMEITQFTYFQQVGGLECKPVSVEITYGIERLASYIQDKENVFDLEWTGGFTVRDIFYQPEYEHSKYTFETSDADMLFHLFTVYEKEAKRQMDEGLVHPAYDYVLKCSHVFNVLDAKGAISVTERTAYLGRMRSLARQIAKTFYEEREKLGFPILKGKGEPEHE; from the coding sequence ATGAATATTCAAAACATGATTTTAACGCTGCAAAAGCATTGGTCTGATCATGGGTGCATTTTAATGCAGGCGTATGATGTGGAAAAAGGAGCAGGAACGATGAGTCCGTATACATTTTTGCGGGCAATCGGACCAGAACCTTGGAACGTGGCCTACGTTGAGCCTAGCCGGCGGCCAGCAGACGGCAGATACGGGGAAAACCCAAACCGCCTGTATCAGCATCATCAATTTCAAGTCATTATGAAGCCGTCGCCGGATAACATCCAAGAGATCTACTTAGATTCCTTAAAAGCGCTCGGCATTAATCCGCTTGAGCACGACATTCGCTTCGTGGAGGATAATTGGGAAAATCCGTCTCTTGGCTGTGCCGGTCTTGGCTGGGAGGTTTGGCTGGATGGAATGGAAATCACGCAGTTCACTTATTTCCAGCAAGTTGGAGGTCTGGAATGCAAGCCCGTTTCAGTGGAAATTACCTATGGCATTGAGCGTCTGGCATCGTATATCCAAGATAAGGAGAATGTTTTCGATTTAGAATGGACAGGCGGCTTTACTGTCAGAGACATCTTTTATCAGCCGGAATATGAACATTCTAAGTATACATTTGAGACGAGTGATGCTGACATGCTGTTTCATTTGTTTACTGTCTACGAGAAAGAAGCTAAGCGGCAAATGGATGAAGGCTTAGTTCACCCTGCTTATGACTACGTGCTGAAATGCTCTCATGTATTCAATGTGCTTGATGCCAAGGGAGCCATTTCTGTGACAGAAAGAACCGCTTACTTAGGTCGGATGCGCAGCTTAGCGAGACAAATTGCAAAAACCTTTTATGAAGAACGGGAAAAACTGGGGTTCCCAATTTTAAAAGGGAAAGGAGAACCGGAACATGAATAA
- the recO gene encoding DNA repair protein RecO codes for MLQKFEGIIIRTTNYGETNKIITIYTRERGKTACMARGAKKPNSRLSAVTQPFVQGSFLMQTGRGLGTLQQGEILSPMRHIREDIMATAYAAYMAELVDKSMDDQQSNPFLYECLEQSLHYLDEGFDAEILTNIFEMKMLQVIGLRPELSCCANCGSRDGRFAFSIRENGLLCHRCFDIDPYLLPLSQAAIRLLRLFYFIDLQRLGAINVKPKTKKELRMAISLYYDEYSGLFLKSRRFIDQMEKMEKMFGQPKDED; via the coding sequence ATGCTGCAAAAGTTTGAAGGAATTATTATTCGAACAACCAATTACGGTGAAACCAATAAAATCATCACAATATACACGCGGGAGAGAGGCAAAACGGCTTGTATGGCAAGAGGGGCTAAAAAGCCCAATAGCCGCCTTTCTGCTGTTACTCAGCCGTTTGTTCAAGGCAGCTTTCTTATGCAGACAGGCAGGGGGCTCGGAACGCTGCAGCAGGGGGAAATCCTATCGCCGATGCGCCATATTCGCGAAGATATAATGGCCACCGCCTATGCTGCTTATATGGCGGAGCTGGTGGACAAAAGCATGGACGATCAGCAATCCAATCCTTTTTTGTATGAATGTCTCGAGCAATCTCTTCATTATCTGGATGAAGGGTTTGATGCCGAAATTCTCACTAATATTTTCGAGATGAAAATGCTGCAAGTGATCGGTCTGCGTCCGGAATTGTCCTGCTGCGCAAACTGCGGAAGTCGCGATGGGCGCTTCGCTTTTTCCATCCGCGAAAACGGGCTTCTCTGTCACCGCTGCTTTGACATTGATCCTTATTTATTGCCGCTGTCCCAGGCGGCGATTCGCCTGTTGCGGCTGTTTTATTTTATTGACTTGCAGCGACTTGGTGCGATCAATGTCAAACCGAAGACGAAAAAGGAATTAAGAATGGCCATTTCTCTGTATTATGATGAATATTCCGGACTGTTCTTGAAGTCGAGAAGGTTCATTGACCAAATGGAGAAAATGGAGAAGATGTTTGGACAACCGAAAGATGAGGATTGA
- a CDS encoding YqzL family protein encodes MLDFTWKVFSETGSIEAYLLYKEIENDNGISPFEQEHQLAEADFPVTGITN; translated from the coding sequence ATGTTGGATTTTACTTGGAAAGTCTTTTCCGAGACAGGAAGTATAGAAGCGTACCTTTTATATAAAGAAATTGAAAATGACAACGGAATCTCCCCATTTGAACAAGAGCATCAGCTGGCTGAAGCGGATTTCCCGGTTACCGGAATTACCAATTGA
- the era gene encoding GTPase Era, which yields MNNQPNKEYKSGFISIIGRPNVGKSTFLNRVIGQKIAIMSDKPQTTRNKVQGVYTKDHAQMIFIDTPGIHKPKHKLGDFMMKVAINTLKEVDLVLFMVNAEEGYGRGDEFIIEKLKSVRTPVFLVLNKIDRIHPDQLLEVIDHYKDLYSFQEIIPISALEGNNVDHLLAQIEEALPEGPQYYPADQVTDHPERFIVSELIREKVLHVTREEVPHSIAVVIDKMERRKDKEIIHVMATIVVERDSQKGIVIGKRGSLLKEIGQRARQDIENLLGSQVFLELWVKVQKDWRNRQSNLRDFGFREDEY from the coding sequence ATGAATAACCAACCGAATAAAGAATATAAGTCAGGCTTTATATCCATCATTGGCCGTCCAAATGTCGGAAAATCCACTTTTTTAAATCGGGTGATCGGACAAAAGATCGCCATTATGAGCGATAAGCCGCAAACGACAAGAAACAAAGTGCAGGGTGTTTACACAAAGGACCATGCTCAAATGATTTTCATCGATACACCGGGCATTCATAAACCGAAGCATAAGCTTGGTGACTTTATGATGAAAGTGGCCATAAATACGCTAAAAGAGGTTGATCTCGTATTGTTTATGGTGAATGCCGAGGAAGGCTACGGGCGCGGTGATGAATTTATCATAGAAAAATTAAAAAGCGTCCGAACGCCTGTATTTCTCGTGCTGAATAAGATCGACCGGATTCATCCGGATCAGCTGCTGGAAGTAATCGATCATTATAAGGATTTATATTCCTTTCAAGAAATCATCCCAATTTCCGCTCTCGAAGGAAATAATGTGGATCATTTACTTGCACAAATTGAAGAAGCGCTGCCTGAAGGACCGCAATATTATCCGGCTGATCAAGTGACGGATCACCCAGAACGGTTCATTGTCTCAGAGCTGATCAGAGAGAAGGTACTTCATGTAACGAGAGAGGAAGTGCCGCACTCGATTGCGGTCGTAATAGACAAGATGGAACGCCGCAAGGACAAAGAGATCATTCATGTGATGGCGACGATTGTGGTGGAGCGCGATTCACAGAAAGGAATTGTGATCGGCAAACGCGGCTCTTTATTAAAAGAGATCGGGCAGCGCGCGCGCCAGGACATTGAGAATTTGCTGGGATCACAAGTGTTTTTGGAACTGTGGGTAAAGGTTCAGAAAGATTGGCGCAACAGGCAATCGAATTTGCGTGATTTCGGATTTCGCGAAGATGAGTATTAA
- a CDS encoding cytidine deaminase, which produces MEAEPLIQEAIAAREYAYVPYSKFKVGAALLTADGKVFRGCNIENAAYSMCNCAERTALFKAWSEGESKYKALAVVADTERPVPPCGACRQVISELCPPDMLVIMTNLRGDVEELTVEQLLPGAFSSEDLHE; this is translated from the coding sequence ATGGAAGCAGAACCATTAATTCAAGAAGCTATTGCAGCGAGAGAATACGCCTATGTTCCTTATTCAAAATTTAAAGTTGGAGCGGCGCTTCTGACCGCAGACGGAAAGGTCTTTCGTGGCTGCAACATTGAAAATGCTGCCTACAGCATGTGCAACTGCGCTGAACGGACCGCGTTATTTAAAGCGTGGTCTGAAGGGGAAAGCAAGTACAAAGCACTGGCTGTTGTAGCAGACACGGAGCGGCCCGTCCCGCCATGCGGCGCTTGCCGCCAAGTGATCTCCGAGCTTTGTCCGCCTGATATGCTAGTGATCATGACAAATTTGCGCGGAGATGTGGAAGAATTAACAGTTGAACAATTATTGCCAGGAGCATTTTCATCGGAGGATTTACATGAATAA
- a CDS encoding diacylglycerol kinase family protein: MNMGFNGKHTFRLKRLITSHRHALNGIRFAFQEPNFRFHTAAAIAVITAGALLSLTATEWLIIFILVFGMLVLEMVNTAIEKTVDLVTEDFHPLAKQAKDLAAGAVLVFAILSAVTGSIIFLPKLAALLSVF; encoded by the coding sequence ATGAATATGGGCTTCAACGGTAAGCACACTTTTCGCTTGAAAAGGTTGATCACTTCTCACCGCCATGCGCTGAACGGGATTCGATTCGCCTTTCAGGAGCCCAATTTCCGTTTTCATACGGCGGCGGCCATCGCCGTTATAACAGCTGGCGCTTTGCTGTCGCTCACTGCCACAGAATGGCTGATTATCTTTATTTTAGTGTTTGGCATGCTCGTGCTTGAAATGGTCAATACAGCTATTGAAAAGACGGTGGATCTTGTAACGGAAGACTTTCATCCGCTGGCCAAGCAAGCGAAAGATCTGGCTGCGGGAGCTGTGCTCGTGTTTGCCATTTTATCTGCGGTCACCGGCAGCATTATTTTTCTGCCTAAACTGGCCGCATTGCTGAGTGTTTTTTGA
- the ybeY gene encoding rRNA maturation RNase YbeY, with translation MGLEIDFIDETEQQQEKTFQLVEELLNLAAQKEGVAAGCEISVTFTDNERIQEINREYRGKDQPTDVISFALEEVGEDEVQIIGAEDQPRMLGDIVISVSRAKEQAAEYGHSFERELGFLAVHGLLHLLGYDHMTEAEEKVMFAKQKEILNEYGLQR, from the coding sequence ATGGGGCTAGAGATTGATTTCATCGATGAGACAGAACAGCAGCAAGAGAAAACCTTCCAGCTTGTGGAGGAATTACTAAACCTCGCTGCCCAAAAAGAGGGGGTAGCTGCAGGCTGTGAAATTTCGGTTACATTCACGGATAACGAGAGGATACAAGAAATCAATCGGGAGTATCGCGGGAAGGATCAGCCGACAGATGTTATCTCATTCGCTTTAGAAGAAGTGGGAGAGGATGAGGTTCAGATTATAGGAGCGGAAGATCAACCGAGAATGCTGGGGGATATTGTGATTTCAGTTTCCCGGGCCAAGGAGCAGGCTGCTGAATACGGCCATAGCTTTGAACGGGAGTTAGGTTTTCTCGCTGTGCATGGCTTGCTGCATTTGCTCGGCTATGATCATATGACGGAAGCGGAGGAGAAAGTCATGTTTGCTAAGCAAAAGGAGATTCTAAATGAATATGGGCTTCAACGGTAA